The nucleotide window GGTGATCGCCGAGGTTGAGCCCGGGTCAGCGCTGGCCGCCTGACACCCCGACGACACCGACACCCATGGGCACCGTGCCGAACTCACTCGTGTCCGCGACGACCAGCCGTATCGAGGCTGTCGTCGCCGACTATGAAACGACCACTCCTGACGCATCCGCCAGCGCCATAATCGACGCGGCTGCGAACGCTCCCCGCGCGTGGATGCTTGTGCGGCGAGATGACGAACCGCTGGGCATTCTTGACTGTGCGATCCCGGCAGGCGGTATCACCGCGCACTGGCTCCGGAACGCCGTCGTCGAGCGCTTCGGCAGCTCCGCATTCCCGCCGGACCCCGCCCGCCGCACGTTTTCCGCCGGGCGGGACGCTGCGTTGCCGTCCGCACCGGACATCACCGTCGTCGTCTGCACCAGGAACCGCCCCGATGACCTGGTGCGCTGTCTCGAATCCCTGATCCGGATGACGTGTCCGAACTTCCGCATCCTGGTCGTCGACAACGCACCGGGCGACGACCGCACCCTGCACGCGGTGGCCGCAATCAGCTCACCTACAGTTCCCATCGACTATGTGGTCGCCCCCGTTCCCGGACTGTCGAACGCCCGCAACGTCGCGATGGCACGGGTGACGACCCCGCTGGTGGCCTGGCTCGACGACGACGAAGTCGCCGACGAGCACTGGCTCGCCGAGATCGTGCGCGCGTTCGCCGACAGGCCGGGAGCCGCAGCCGTCTCCGGCCTCGTCGTGCCGGCCGAGCTTCGTACCCGCGCGCAGCTTCTGTTCGAGAGTTTCGGCGGGCACAGCAAGGGCCGCGGCGTGACTCCCGCCGTGTTCTCGCCCCAGGCTGATGCGCAGAGCCCGCTCTTCCCGCTGCCACCGTTCGGGGTCGGTGCCAACATGGCGTTCCGCACAGAGCACCTGCTGGCGCTCGGGGACTTCGACGCCGCGCTCGGCGCCGGCAGTCTGACGTTCGGCGGCGAGGACACCGAGATGTTCACCCGCCTGCTGCTCAGCGGCCGTGAGAGCACGTATCACCCAGCGGCCATCACGCGCCACTACCACCGGCCGGACCTGCCCTCGCTCGAGCGCCAGATGTATGGCTACGGGGTCGGGCTCACCGCGTTCTACGCGAGCCTTCTCGTGCGTCAGCCTCGCCTCTTCGGTGCGCTGCTGCGACTCGCGCCGGCGGCGCTCCGCACGGTGATGCGCGGCGACAGTTCGCGCAACGCGGGAATCCCAGACGATTTCCCGCGCTCCTTCCTCCGTCGCAACCTCGTCGGAATGCTCAGGGGTCCGGTGGAGTACGCACGGGCGCGTCGGGTCGTGCGCCGAGGGACACCGTGTCCCAGGTGACGGCGGGCCGAAAGTCGTTGGCCTCGCTGCGTGCCGGCGCGCGGGCGCACACCGACCTGTTGAGCAACTCCAGCCTCGTCGTGCTCACGACGGCAGCCAACGCCGCGCTCGGCTTCGTCTTCTGGATCGTCGCGGCCCGGTTCCTCACGGCTGATGTGGTCGGCATTGCCGCAGCAGCGATCTCGGCGACCACGCTCATCGGCACGATCGGCATGTTCGGGATGGGCACCCTCCTCATCTCCTCGGTCGGAACGGTGTCGCGAGCGCTGGCCGGGCGCTTCATCGTCGCGGGCATCGCGATTGCCGGCATCGCCTCCTTCCTGGGCGGGCTTGGCTATGTGAGCCTGACCCCCGTGCTCTTCCCAGCGGTCGCGCAGAGCTCGCTTCTCGCGAACTCGCTCATCGTGGTCGTGACAGTGCTCACCGCGATCGGCCTCGTTCTGGACGAGACCATCATCGGTCTGCTGTCGAGCGGGATCCAGCTCCTGCGCAACCTGGTCTTCGCCGCGGTCAAGCTCGCCTTGCTCGTCGTGCTCGCGCTCCTGGCCGGCTCCGCCCAGCCGGCCGTGCTCCTGGGCGCGTGGGCGATCGGGCTCGCGGTGTCACTGGTCGTGGCGGCCGCCCGGCTGCGATCGCTCGGTGTGCGGCTACTTGTCGCGCCTCGCCTGCCGAGCGCACGGATGGGCGGCGCAACCCTCGACCACAATCTCCTCAATATCGCGCTCCTGGTGCCGACGGCCGGGCTCCCGCTCCTTGTCGCCGCAGGGTCAACGGCCGCCGGCACGGGCGCCTTCTACATCGCCTTCGCGATCGTGGGGCTCCTGAATGCGATTCCGAGTGCCTTCACGCTGTCGCTGTTCGCGGCCGGGGCGCGTGAGCCGGAGGCACTCGGCGCGAAGCTTCGCGTGAGCCTCGCGGCCTGCCTCGCGGTCGGCGTTCCGATGGCCGTCCTCATCGTCCTGCTCCGTGAGCCGGTGCTGCACCTCTTCGGGCCGTCCTATGCGGCCATGGCAGCCCCGGCCCTCGCCCTTCTCGCGGCGGCCTATCTGCCCCGTTTGGTGCCGTATCACTTCATCGCGATCGGACGGGTCGGCGGACGCATCCGTCGCACAGCCTGCATCGCCGCGATCGCGACGGTTGCGGAGCTCTGCGCCGCGTGGGCCGGGCTCAGGGTGGGCGGCCTCACCGGCCTCGCACTCTCTGTGCTGGTCGTCGTGACCCTCGAAGCGCTGGTGTTCCTGCCCACCGTCCTGGCCGCGGTGCGCAGCCGTCCCGCTCGGACGGTGATCTGATGGCGCGGCGTGTCGAACAGGATGCCGTCACGCTGTACCTGATCGAGCGGCTCGGCAATCAGCTCTTCCAGTACGGAGCCGGCCTCGCTCAGGCCCGCCGTCTCGGCGTTCCCCTGTCGCTGAACCTGGCCTACTACCGGCACAAGCGGCCGATCCGGAAGAACTACGCGAAGACCTTCGAACTCGACGCGTTCGACCATGGCGCGACCATCCCCGAGGACCCCCGCTTTCACCAGCATCCGGTGCTCGCTCTGCCTGCGGTTCCCACCGCACGGCTGTGGCACAACGCCATCTCGCCGCGGCTGCCGAGCTTCACTCCCCCGGTCTTCATGGAGCAGTCCCTCGACTACGACTGCCGAATCGACAGTGTCGAAGCCGGAACCACACTGATTGGTTTCTTCCAGTCGCTGCGGTACATCGACGCTGTCCTGCCCGAACTGCGGATGCGCATCCCGCGGCTCACCGCCCCGTCGCCCTGGTACGTCGAGACCACCGAACGCCTGGCCGCGGAACAGGGCGCGATCCTGCTCAACGTGCGACGTTCGGACTACATGTTGGCCCAGAACCGGGCGATCCAAGGCGTTGTCGGGCGAGGGTATTACGCCAATTCCCTTCGGATGGCCCGTCGGCTGGGGTACGACGGGCCGGTCTACGTGGTCAGCGACTCCATCGACGTGGCCATGGCGGAGCTCGACGGGCTCGACGACCTCATCCCGCTCGCCCCGCCGCCGGGCACGAAGCCGCTGGAGATCCTGCTCGCCGTCTCCCAGACCGACGCCCTGGTGATGGCCAACAGCACCTTCAGCTGGTGGGCCGGCGTGCTCGGCTCGCAGGAGAACCGTCTGGTCATCGCACCCCGGCCCTGGATGACCGCCGAACGCGACACCCACGATTTGTTCCCCACGGATTGGATGACCCTTGGTCGCAGTTGAGGCAACACGTCCTTCGTCCGCCGCTCCGCTCACACGCGGGAGCACCGACCACCCGCTGTCGGCCCCCGGCGGGGCGGGGAGCGCCGTCGTGGTGCTCGCCGTTCTGCTCGCGGTCGCCGGCACCCTGGCCTTCGGTCGCGGCAGTTCTGCCGCAACGATCGCCGGGCTCGTCTTGCTGGTGTGGGTGCCGGGAGCGGGGCTGGCCCTGCTGGTCCCCCTGCCGCGGGACTATCGCCGGTTGCCTTTCATCCTGCTGTTCGCGCTCACCTGGTCGACCTTCGTCGGGCTGCTCACCGCGTACGCCCGGATCACCGACGGCTATTGGATCTTCGCCCTGAGTGCGGCGCCGGCACTTGTCGGCGCTTCGGTGCGGATCGGACGGGCGCTCACCGGGCGGCCGGATGCGTCCGACCGCCCGTCTGGAGTGCCCCGCCCCGATGCGGTCACCGTGACCTCCGGATCGTTGGTGGCGGCCGTGGCGTGCGGCGTTGGTCTTCTCGCGGCTGCCGTTCTCACGGTCGTCGCGTCCGGCAGGGTGTCAGACGCCGCGGTCGGGGTGTGGGGACTGTTGCCCGCGCTGGGCCCGCTTTATCTCGTCGCCATCGTGCTGGTCGTGGGAGTGCTCGTTTTCGCCGGGCTCGCGCGGACGGCCAGCGGACCGGTCTCGGTGGCAGGCCTCGTGACCCTGGGGTTCGTGGTGGCGTCTCCCCCGGCGATCATCGCCACTCGCCTCCTGGCCGGGTGGAACTACAAGCACATCGGCGCCGTCGAACTGATCGCGAACGGCCGCGGCCTGACGCACCCGGAGGATCTTTTCCAAAGCTGGCCGGGGTTCTTCGCCGTTGCCGCGAACCTGGTCAACCTGGCCGGAACCGACCCGGTCGAGTACGCCAATTGGGCGACTCCGGTCTTCCTGGGACTCGCGGCCGTCGCCGTGTACGCCGCCGCCCGGCAGATCGTCCGGGAGGTCCGGTTCGCGGCCGTCATCGCCACCGCTCTTTTCCTCTGCACGGTCTGGTCGAATCAGATCTACTACTCGCCGCAGTCCTTCGCATTCGTGATCGCCATGCTCCTGTGGGCTGTCGCCCTTCCCCTCCTCCAGGACCGCTCGGCATCCCACCACGACCTCGGGGGCAGGTCCTGGTCTCGTGCACTCCGCCGCGGCATGATACGAACGGCGCTGACCGGGCGCGACGAACTCGTCACCACGAGCGCGGTGGCCGCCGCGTTCGTGGCCATCGTGACCTCGCACCAGCTGACGCCCTACTTCATCCTTCTCGGTGTGATCGCGCTGGCATTCCTGCTGCGCATGAGTCGCGCGACCAGGTGGCTGATTGCCTTCATGCTCGCGGTCGCCGTGATCTACCCGCTGATCCACCACGACGCCCTCCGGGAGTACTCGATCTTCACCGCGTTCTCGTTCGGCAGCCTCAACCCGGCTGGGTCGGGCACCGGGATCCCGTCGCAGCAGATGGTGGTGGCTATGATCGCCGCCCGATCGGTGGCCGTCGTGACAGTGATCGCCGCGTTGGTGGCCACCGTCGCCCGACGCAAACGACTCGGGTCCATCCTGATTCCCCTCGTTCTCGCGATCACGCCGGCCGCACTCGTGCTCGTACAGAACTATGGCGGTGAGGCGATCTACCGCATCTGGTTGTTCTCCTCGCCCTGGGCCGCGATCATCATCGCCGCGGGAATCGTGGGAATGCGCCGTGCCGCAGCCCGGAAAGTCACGACCGCCGTGTGGGGCCTGCTCCTGCCCCTGCTCCTCCTGGCGAGCGCGCAAGCAACGAATTTCGGTATGTACCACCTGGCGCGAGTGCCGGATGACGACCTGAGCGTTGCGCAATGGTTCTATCGGAACACTGAGCCGGGCACGAGGCTGGTGATGGCCGGCGCAAGCTTCCCGGGTCGGTTGACCGAGGACTACGTGGCGCATTCCGACCTCGGCGCCGTCAACGATTTGGCGATGTTCGACGATGCGCGGTTCAGCGGAGCCGGCTTGGACGAGACCACGCCGGCAGCGCTCGCCGCCTACGTCACGACGAACAGCGGTGGATCGAGCTACCTCGCGGTGGGCGAGGGGATGCGGAACGAGGCTGCGTATTTCGGTGACGTCGCCCCCGGAGCCCTCGACCGCCTGGTGCAACGGCTCACGGCATCCACCGAGTGGGAAGTCAGCTATTCGAGCGGCGACAGTTACCTCTTCACCCTCACCGGGGTGACACCGTGACCGGCAGCGCCGTGACCTCAGACGTCACCGTCGTGATCGGCTGTTTCACCCTGGAGCGCTGGAACGACATCCGTGCCGCGATCGACTCTGCGCTTGCCCAGGAGCCGGCGCCGGCGTCGGTGATCGTGGTCGTCGATCACAATGCCGAGCTGAGCGCGAGGCTGAAGGCCGAGGAACCACGGGTCATCGTGCTCGACAACACCGGCCCGCGCGGCGCCTCGAGCGTGCGCAATACCGGAGCGTTCCACGCCACCACGTCCACCATCGCCTTCCTGGACGACGACGCCAAGGCTCGGCCGGCCTGGCTGTCGCGGCTCATCGCACCGCTGAACGACCCCGAGGTCGTCGGCACCGGGGGCTGGGTCGAGCCCGAGTGGCGCGGCGGCCGCCCCCGCTGGTTTCCCGATGAGTTCGCCTGGGTGGTCGGCGCATCGTTCGCCGGGATGCCCGGTGCGGGCCCGATCCGTAACGTCTGGGCCGAGAACATGGCGGTCCGCGCGTCGGTGTTCGCCGATGTCGGCGGATTCCGCGAAGACTTCGGCAAGGTCGGCAGCGTGTCCAGGCCCGAAGACACGGACCTGTCGATCCGGATGAGCCGGGCCAGCGGCGGCGTGTGGATGCACGTGACGGACGCGGTGGTCGATCACGCTGTGCCTCCGCCGCGCGGGCAGCTGCGGTATTTCCTGCGGCGGTCCTACCTCGAGGGGCGCGGAAAAGTCGAAATGGCCCGCACGCTCGGCTCGGCCTCGCTCGGCTCGGAGCGCGGGTACATGTCGAGTGTGCTGCCGCGGGCCGTGCTCCGCGGAATCGGACAGAGCCTCTCCCAGCGGTCGTTCGACGGTGTCACCCGGTCCGCGGCGATAGTCCTGGGCGCGGCGGCGGCCGGCTGTGGAGTCATCCAGGCCATGGTCACACGGCCGGCGAAGGACAGCACGATGACAAGCCCCATTCCCCTCACGAAAGGCGCATGACATGACCATCTTGATCACCGGAGGTGCCGGATTCATCGGCACCGCCCTCACGCGGGCGCTCCTGGAGGACACCGATGAGGACATCGTTGTGCTTGACAACCTCCACCCCCAGGTGCACGGCGAGCACCCGATTCTTCCGGCCCTCTTCGACCGGCCACGCGTCAATTTCGTGCGGGCCGACGTGACCGATCCCCTGGCGTGGGACGCGCTCCTGGCGCAGACCCGTCCGAGGATCGTCGTGCATCTCGCCGCGGAGACCGGCACCGGCCAGTCCCTGCTCCAGGCGAGCAGGCACACCCACGTGAACGTGAACGGCACCGCCGTGATGCTGGATGCGCTGGCTCGCGCCGACCGCATCCCCCAGCGCATCATCCTCACGTCGTCGCGCGCGGTATACGGCGAGGGCCGCTGGCGCGACCTGACGACCGGCGAGTACTTCTATCCGGCGCCGCGGGGAGCGGCACAGCTCGCGTCCGGGCTGTGGGACGCGATCGCACCGTCCGGCGGTGGTGTCGAGTTCACCGCTCACGAAGCCAGCCAGGTCGAGCCTCGACCGTCGAACGTGTACGCGGCGACCAAGCTCGCCCAGGAGCACATCCTGTTGTCGTGGTGCGCAGCGCTCACGGTCGACCTCACGGTGCTCCGCCTGCAGAACGTCTATGGTGCCGGCCAGGCGGTTGGCAACCCGTACACCGGTGTGCTCACCTACTTCGCTCGCGAACTCAACTCCGCGCGCCCGATCTCTGTGTTCGAGGGCGGCGGGATCGCACGCGACTTCGTGCACGTCTCGGATGTCGTTCGCGCCATCGAAGCCGCATTGAGTGCACCGGTCGGTGCCGCCGGGCATCGGACCTTCGATATCGGTGCGGGGGCGAGCGGCACGCTGGCTCACTTCGCCACCGTGCTGGCCGGGCACGTCGGCGCTGCAGAGCCCGACATCACGCGCGACTATCGTCTCGGAGATGTGCGCGCGGCCTACGCCGACATCAAGGCGGCCCGCGACGGGCTCGGCTACGAGCCCCGGATCACCTTCGAGGAAGGCTCGAGGGAGCTGTTGACCTGGGTGGCTGCGGAATTGGAAGAGGCACTCAGCGCCTAGACGATAGGGAGGCTCCGCGCTCCATCGCGATCATCACCCGTTCGTCAGTCCACGAGTACACTGACGGCAATGTGATATCCGGTCGCGATGGAGCGAGTGCCTTGGACGTTACCCAGCGCACCGTGGCGGAACACTCGCCAGCACGTCGTGGTGACGAAAAGGGGAATTCTGTGACCGAGACCCGTATCGACAAGCTCCACGCTGTTGAACCGCCCCGCGCGGAAGAACGAAAGCCCTGCCTGTGTGGGCATCCCGGAGTCGCCCACGAGCACTACCGCAGAGGCACTGATTGCGCATTGTGCGGTCCCGGTGAATGCAACACGTACCGACCAGACCCGAAGGCCTAGAAAGAAGAAGCGTGAAGTCTGATGGTGCACCCCCCCGGACTTGAACCGGGAACCCGCTGATTAAGAGTCAGCTGCTCTGCCAATTGAGCTAGAGGTGCATGTTTATCGGCGGGGCTTCCCCTGCCGACATGAGACATTACCACCACGAAGAGACCGGGCGCCAATCGAGGGCCAACATCGGCGTGTCGCGCCGCACCACTATTCTGGGGAGCGTGACCGAGACCCCGCTGCCCACCCTCGCCGACGATCTCACCCTCGCGCTGGAGCTGGCCGATGCCGCCGACGCGATCTCGATGGCCCGCTTCGAAGCCCTCGACCTGGTCGTGACCACCAAACCGGACCGTACCCCGGTGACGGACGCCGACCAGGCCGTCGAGCGCGCCATCCGCACTCTGCTGGCCGAACGTCGCCCCACCGACGGCATCCTCGGCGAAGAATTCGGCACGGCCGGTTCGACCACCCGGCAATGGATCATCGACCCGATCGACGGAACCGCCGGGTTCCTGCGCGGCATCAGCATCTGGGGCACCCTCATCGCCCTCGCCGTCGACGGCGTTCCCGTGCTCGGCGTGGTCAGCTCCCCCGCTCTGGGCAAGCGCTGGTGGGCAGCCGTCGGCGGCGGCGCCTGGTCGACTGACGCGCGTTTCCCGGATGCGCCGCCGAAACGGCTGAGCGTTTCCGGCGTGCAGACCCTCGCCGACGCCTCGATCAGCTACGGCAGCATCCAGCAATGGGATGCCGCCGGGCGACTGGACGCTCTTGTCGGGCTCACCCGCCAGGTCTGGCGCACCCGCGCCTACGGCGACATGTGGTCGTACATGTTGCTGGCAGAAGGACATCTCGACATCGCGGGTGAATTCGACCTGCAGCCGTACGACATGGCCGCGCTCGCGCCCATCGTGCAGGAAGCCGGCGGACGTTTCACCTCGGTGGACGGCCGCGACGGGCCCTGGCACGGCAGCGCCCTGGCCACGAACGGACACCTGCACGAGCTCGCCCTCGCCGCGTTGGCGACACCGCTCGCCTGATCCGACGTCAGCCACCATGAACGGCCTCCCGCTCAGGTTCGTGCCGATCGCGGCCGCCCTCTGCCTGCTCACCGGCTGCAGCATCGTGGGGACGCTGATCCCGTCGGATGAGACCACCGACGGCCCACTTGTGCCCGTTGCCGGGGACACCGTGGACGCGGCCATGCTCACGATCGGCGACTGCCTCAACGCCGTCGACGGCGACCTCCTCTCCGGACTCGACGCCGTTCCGTGTTCTGACGAACACGACTGGGAGGTCTACGCCGAGTTCGCCGTCGCGCCGGGCGCGGGCGACGCCGGCGGCTTCCCCGGGGCCGACGCCGTGGTCGCGGCCGCCGAGGAGGGCTGCGGCGCCCAGTTCTGGCTCTTCCTGGGCCTGCCCACCGACACCGCGTCAGCGCTCGGCTACACCTACCTCGCGCCGGACGAGAGCGATGCGCCGGGCCCGGACGGCTACCTCGTGCACTGCCTGATCGGCGACATGGGCGGCCCGGTCACCGGCACGCTGGCCGGCGCCGCCAGGTAGCCAAGCCGGTCAGCCCGGCAACCCGGCGCCGTCTGCGCCGTCGAGGCCGGTCGGTGAGACGGAATGCCAGAGCTCGTTCTGCAGCAGGAGCGCAAGTTCCCGCAGGAGGACCACGTCGACGTCACGCTCGGCACGGGGCTCCTGGTCGTAGACGCAGAGCGCTCCGATGCGTTCGCCCGACGGAGACTCGATGGGGAACCCGGCGTAGAACCGCAGCTGCGGTCCGGAGACCACGAGGGGATTATTCCGGAACCTGTCGTCCAGGAGCGCATCGGGCACGACCAGGGCCGCCGGTTCCAGCACCGTGACGGTGCAGAAGGAGCTGCTCCGCGGAATCTCGGTGACCCCGAGTCCGACCACCGACTTGTGCCACTGCCTGTTGCCGTCGAGCACCGTGAACGCGGCCGCGCTGGTGCCCAGCGACGAACTGGCCAGTGCCACGATCCGGTCGAAGCGTTCCTCCGGCGCCGTGTCGATCAGGTTCAGTGCCATCAGGGCCCGGTGACGTGCCTCCTCGATCTCCTCGCTGGTGCGACTCTGCACCTCCGGCCCGGCGAGACCCTCAGGCGATCGGCGGTCCGGCTCGAGCACGGCCGCCATCCTCGCGGCCAGGGTCTCCGCCCACACTTCGTAGTCCGTTGCCGAGCGGAAGCGCCCCGACCTGGAGACGGGCGTGGTGGGAAGCCTCACGAAGGTGATCCCTTCCCTAGCCGCGCAGTACTGGGCGCTGACACTGTTCAGGGCGACTCCCTGGGCGCCGGCCATGGCGCCCAGCGGGGTCTGGAACACGGGTATCGACGCCAGCGGCACGATACCGGCGAGGTAGATCTCGGTGCCCACCGACGTCGAGCGTTCAATCCGGTCGACCAGCCGCGCCAGCTCCTGCTGCCACGCCCTGGTCGAGGTGAGCTGACCGGCATCGCCGACTCCCAGGGTGAGCACCACGGCGTCATAACGCCAGAGGTTGGCGAAGTCGATGTACCGATGCGCGGCACGCACGGTCATGCTCGACTTGGCGATCACGTCGACGTCGGCGCCGCGCCCGGTGCGGGCGGTGAGCGCTCTGGCCAGAGAACCGGGCAGGGCGAGAGTGTGGCTGAGCACGCCCCAGCCCACCGCGGGTCCGCCGCCCACAATAAGAATGCGGTCGCTGTCGCGGCCGGGCGAGTGCGCCTGCGGAGCGTCCAGGGGCAGCGGGATGCCCAGGAACTTGCGGTCCAGGTTGGTCACCCACGCCCGCATCACCGGGACCATGGTCCAGCGAAGGATCTCGTGCACGTGACCTCCAACCGGACGCAATGAGTGCGACCCCAGCCGCGCGCGAACATTGCATACAACTG belongs to Cryobacterium sp. SO2 and includes:
- a CDS encoding glycosyltransferase family 2 protein, with translation MGTVPNSLVSATTSRIEAVVADYETTTPDASASAIIDAAANAPRAWMLVRRDDEPLGILDCAIPAGGITAHWLRNAVVERFGSSAFPPDPARRTFSAGRDAALPSAPDITVVVCTRNRPDDLVRCLESLIRMTCPNFRILVVDNAPGDDRTLHAVAAISSPTVPIDYVVAPVPGLSNARNVAMARVTTPLVAWLDDDEVADEHWLAEIVRAFADRPGAAAVSGLVVPAELRTRAQLLFESFGGHSKGRGVTPAVFSPQADAQSPLFPLPPFGVGANMAFRTEHLLALGDFDAALGAGSLTFGGEDTEMFTRLLLSGRESTYHPAAITRHYHRPDLPSLERQMYGYGVGLTAFYASLLVRQPRLFGALLRLAPAALRTVMRGDSSRNAGIPDDFPRSFLRRNLVGMLRGPVEYARARRVVRRGTPCPR
- a CDS encoding alpha-1,2-fucosyltransferase; this translates as MARRVEQDAVTLYLIERLGNQLFQYGAGLAQARRLGVPLSLNLAYYRHKRPIRKNYAKTFELDAFDHGATIPEDPRFHQHPVLALPAVPTARLWHNAISPRLPSFTPPVFMEQSLDYDCRIDSVEAGTTLIGFFQSLRYIDAVLPELRMRIPRLTAPSPWYVETTERLAAEQGAILLNVRRSDYMLAQNRAIQGVVGRGYYANSLRMARRLGYDGPVYVVSDSIDVAMAELDGLDDLIPLAPPPGTKPLEILLAVSQTDALVMANSTFSWWAGVLGSQENRLVIAPRPWMTAERDTHDLFPTDWMTLGRS
- a CDS encoding glycosyltransferase, whose product is MTGSAVTSDVTVVIGCFTLERWNDIRAAIDSALAQEPAPASVIVVVDHNAELSARLKAEEPRVIVLDNTGPRGASSVRNTGAFHATTSTIAFLDDDAKARPAWLSRLIAPLNDPEVVGTGGWVEPEWRGGRPRWFPDEFAWVVGASFAGMPGAGPIRNVWAENMAVRASVFADVGGFREDFGKVGSVSRPEDTDLSIRMSRASGGVWMHVTDAVVDHAVPPPRGQLRYFLRRSYLEGRGKVEMARTLGSASLGSERGYMSSVLPRAVLRGIGQSLSQRSFDGVTRSAAIVLGAAAAGCGVIQAMVTRPAKDSTMTSPIPLTKGA
- a CDS encoding NAD-dependent epimerase/dehydratase family protein, giving the protein MTILITGGAGFIGTALTRALLEDTDEDIVVLDNLHPQVHGEHPILPALFDRPRVNFVRADVTDPLAWDALLAQTRPRIVVHLAAETGTGQSLLQASRHTHVNVNGTAVMLDALARADRIPQRIILTSSRAVYGEGRWRDLTTGEYFYPAPRGAAQLASGLWDAIAPSGGGVEFTAHEASQVEPRPSNVYAATKLAQEHILLSWCAALTVDLTVLRLQNVYGAGQAVGNPYTGVLTYFARELNSARPISVFEGGGIARDFVHVSDVVRAIEAALSAPVGAAGHRTFDIGAGASGTLAHFATVLAGHVGAAEPDITRDYRLGDVRAAYADIKAARDGLGYEPRITFEEGSRELLTWVAAELEEALSA
- a CDS encoding inositol monophosphatase family protein; translated protein: MTETPLPTLADDLTLALELADAADAISMARFEALDLVVTTKPDRTPVTDADQAVERAIRTLLAERRPTDGILGEEFGTAGSTTRQWIIDPIDGTAGFLRGISIWGTLIALAVDGVPVLGVVSSPALGKRWWAAVGGGAWSTDARFPDAPPKRLSVSGVQTLADASISYGSIQQWDAAGRLDALVGLTRQVWRTRAYGDMWSYMLLAEGHLDIAGEFDLQPYDMAALAPIVQEAGGRFTSVDGRDGPWHGSALATNGHLHELALAALATPLA
- a CDS encoding septum formation family protein; this translates as MNGLPLRFVPIAAALCLLTGCSIVGTLIPSDETTDGPLVPVAGDTVDAAMLTIGDCLNAVDGDLLSGLDAVPCSDEHDWEVYAEFAVAPGAGDAGGFPGADAVVAAAEEGCGAQFWLFLGLPTDTASALGYTYLAPDESDAPGPDGYLVHCLIGDMGGPVTGTLAGAAR
- a CDS encoding GAF domain-containing protein, translating into MHEILRWTMVPVMRAWVTNLDRKFLGIPLPLDAPQAHSPGRDSDRILIVGGGPAVGWGVLSHTLALPGSLARALTARTGRGADVDVIAKSSMTVRAAHRYIDFANLWRYDAVVLTLGVGDAGQLTSTRAWQQELARLVDRIERSTSVGTEIYLAGIVPLASIPVFQTPLGAMAGAQGVALNSVSAQYCAAREGITFVRLPTTPVSRSGRFRSATDYEVWAETLAARMAAVLEPDRRSPEGLAGPEVQSRTSEEIEEARHRALMALNLIDTAPEERFDRIVALASSSLGTSAAAFTVLDGNRQWHKSVVGLGVTEIPRSSSFCTVTVLEPAALVVPDALLDDRFRNNPLVVSGPQLRFYAGFPIESPSGERIGALCVYDQEPRAERDVDVVLLRELALLLQNELWHSVSPTGLDGADGAGLPG